GTGCTCGCGCACGAACGCGCGCACCTGTCCGGCCGGCACGCGGCGTTGACGGCGGTGCTGCGCGCGGTGGCCACCACGCTGCCGGGCTTGCGGTTGTTCACCGTCGGCGCGGCCGAGATCGCCCGGCTGCTGGAGATGTGCGCCGACGACAAGGCCGCCGACGAGCACGGTTCGCTGCCGCTGCTGGGCGGACTGCTGGCGATCGTGGGCATCGTCGAGCCCGCGCCCCCGGGAGCGCTGGCGGCGGCGGGCACGGCGGTACTGGCCCGCGCCGAGCGGCTGGCCGACCCGGTCGGCGCGATCCGGCGAGCCACCACCCGCACCGCCTTGCTCGGCGTGATCGCGATGACGGTCGCCGGGTCGGCACTGGCCGCCGCGACGGTGGCCGCCGCCGGTGCGCTGCTGAGCTGAGTACGAGAAGGAGCGCGCGTGCGAGCCACCTGGGATCAGGTCTTCGCCTGGCGGCTGCGACGTCAGCACGTCGGGTTCCGCACCGACGAGGGGGCCGAAGCGATCGCCGAGCGCTTGTGCGGCGTACAAGCCCAGGTCACCTCCGCGGCGGAACTGGCTGTCGCCCTGCGCAGCACGAAACCCGAATCCGGCGCGCTGGTCCGCGCGCTCGACGACGGCAGTCTGATGAAGACCTGGGCGATGCGCGGCACGCTGCACGCCCTGACCCCCGACCTGGCCGCGGCCGCTCTCGCGCTCATCGGCTCCGCGCGCACCTGGGAGAAGCCGTCCTGGCAGAGGACTTTCGGCGCCTCGCCCGCGGAGGTCTCGGCGTTGACCGAGGCGGTCGCCGAGGTGCTCGCCGCCGCGGTGCTCACCCGGGAGGAATTGGTCGAAGCCCTGATGTCCGCGCCGGAGTTCCACCGCCTCGGTGAAGAGTTGCGCTCCGGGTGGGGTGCGCTGCTCAAACCGTTGGCCTGGCAGGGGGCGCTCTGCCACGGCCCGGCGCGGGGCAGCAAGGTGACGTTCACCAGTCCGGCGCGTTTGATCCGCGACTGGCCCGGGCTGCCCGAGCCGGATGCGGCGGCGCGGGCGGCGATCCTCGCCTATCTCAGCGCCTACGGCCCGGCGACGCCGGAGACCTTCGACGCCTGGCTCAGCCGCAACAGCTTGCGCAAGACCACGGTGCGGCGCTGGTTCGCCGAACTGGGTGACCTGCTCACCGAGGTGGACGTGGAGGGCCGCCGCGCCTTCCTGCCGACCGAGCGGGTCGACGAATTGGCCGCCGCCGCGCCGAGCGCGACGGTGCACCTGCTCGGCGCCTTCGACCAGTACGTGCTCGCGCCGGGCACCGGTGACACCGCCCTGGTCCCTGCCGCCCACCGCGCGAAAGTGAGCCGCGCCGCGGGCTGGATCTCACCGATCGTCGTGGTGGGTGGACGTATCGCGGGCGTGTGGGAGCTCGCCGACGACGCTGTCGAGATCACCATGTTCGACGGTGCGCCGTTACCCAGGCGGGGGTTGGACGAGGCCCTCGCGCACGTGGCGCTGGCGGCCGGGCGCGAGAACCTCACGGTCCGAACGGCGTAGCGGCACCGGTGCCAGGCCCTCGAGGGTGCGCTGAGCGCCGAAGGAGCCGGAACCGAGCCGAACGCGTCGTCGATCAGCGTGGCCATGGCCCGGTCCGGCATCGGCACCCGCGCCCACCGGAATCCCACGTCGGCCAGGCCGGCGCCCCGTTCGGTCTCTTGCGCGTGCGGTTGCACGCCAGCGCTGGGTGTGGAGAGGATCAGGCCACGGTCGACTGGGTGACCGGATCCGGATGCGCCGCGGCAGGTTTCGGCATGCGCGCGGCTGCGCCGACCAGGCCCGCGAGGACGGCGACCGCGGCCGTCACCGACCACCCGCGCCGGAACGCGTCGAGGGCCGCCTCCGGGCCCGCGGGTGTGCCGAGCACCGCGACCAGGATCGCGACGCCGATCGCGAGACCGATCTGGCGCGCCATGCTCAGCACGGCCGACCCGGTGGCGAACCGGTGCGGCGGCAGCCCGCTGGTGCCCGCCGCGAAGGCGGTCGGCAGGGTGAGGCCGACGCCGATGCCGCTGACCACCATGCCGCCGAGCAGGCCGCCGACGTAGTCGGGTGTGAGGGTGATCGCGCGCACCCACCACAGCATGCCCGCGCCGAACACGACCCCGCCCGCGGCGATGACCGGACCGGCGCCGATCCGGCCGATCAGCCGTCCAGCCAGGACGGCGACCACCGGGACCATCAGCGGCCCCGGCGCGATGGCCAGGCCGGTGCGCAATGCCGACCAGCCCCACACGTCCTGCGCCCACAGCACCGCCGACAGCAGCATCGCGCCGAAGGCGACGTTGAACAAGACCGCGTTGCCGGTCATCCAGGCGAAGTTGGGCGCGCGCAGCAGGGCCGGATCCACCACCGGACTGTGGTGCCGGGCGGAGGAGACGACGAACGCCACCGTCAGGACGGCCGCCACCGCGAACGCCGTCAGCACCCGCGCCGACGACCACCCCCAGTCCTCGCCCTTGACCAGCCCGAGCACCAGCCCGGCGATCGCGCCGACCAGCAGCGCCGCACCAAGCAGGTCGGGCAGCCGCCCACCGTCGCCCGGCGGATCGGGCAACGTCCGCATCCCGACCACCACAGCGACCAGACCGATCGGCACGTTCACCAAAAAAACCCAGCGCCAGCCGAATTCCACCAGAACGCCGCCCAGCACCGGACCGAGGGCCGCGCCGAGCCCTCCGAAGGCGACCCACAGGCGTACCGCCGCGGCGCGGCGCTGCGGCGGGCTGGCCGCGAGTACCAAGCCGAGCGAAGCGGGCGTCAGCAGCGCGCCGCCGACGGCCTGCAGGACACGGAACAGCACCAGTGACCCGACGTCCCAGGCGGTCGCGCACAGTGCCGACCCGGCGACGAACACCAGCAGTCCCAGAAGGAAGGTGGTCCGGATGCTGCGGCGGTCACCGAGTCGTCCCGCCGGGACCAGCAGTGCGGCGAACACGATGGCGTAGGCGTTGAGCACCCAGGAAAGCCCCGAGATCCGGGCTCCGCCGAAATCGGCGGCCAGGTCCGGCAGAGCGACGTTGACGATGAACAGATCCAGGCTCGACAGCAGGACGCCGATCGAGACGACGGCGAGCACGACCCGGAAGTCGTCGGCGGCCCGCGTCGGGGCCGTGGCGGGGGGATTCACGATCGTCTCCGTTTCAGCCGAGCACGCGGCGGGTCTGGCGGGCCGAGGCGAGCAGCCGGCCGTCGCGGTCCCAGATCAGGGTGTCGTCCACCGACCATCCGCCGCCGGTGGAAGCGTTCGCCGTGCGCACCAGCACCGGCAAGTCGCCGGTCGGCACGTGGTGCAGGTGCATCGACAGCGTGACGGTGGGGATCGCGACGGGCCCGCGCAGCGTGGGAAAGACGGCGGGCGGCAACGCGTCGGCGAGGATCGCGAGGGTGGCCGCGTTCGCGGGCAGCTCGGGGACGAGGCCGATCCACGCGCACATCATCGGTTCGTCCGCCGCGGTGAGCGGCAGCGGTCCCGCGGCGGGACGGATGGTGAAATGCGCGCTTGCCGGGACGATTTCAGGCGGGAGGGCGAAGGGTGCGCAGGAGTCGGGGTCGGGCACGCGCGGTGCGGGCGCGCCCGCGTAGTCCGCGACGTCCGATGCCACGGTGCGACCGAGTGTGACGGACGCTCCGGCGACCGGGTTGCCGCCCTGGTCGGCGTAAACCTCCAGGACGACGGTGCTACGCCCGACGGCGTGCTCGGTCACCCGGAAGGTGAGCAGGTCCTCTGTGGGGCGGCCCAGGAACCGGAGATCCACAGCGCGCACGGGCAGCGGTTCGGCGGCCGCCGCCCGAGCCACCTCGATGAGCAGAGCCGCGATCACGCCGCCGTGCGGTCCGGTCCAACCGCGCCAGGACCGCTCGACACGCGCCTGCCATCCACCGGCGCCCGTCTCGGTGAGCGCGAACTCCTCGGCGATGGACCGCCTAGTTAGTTGCTTCATAAAACTCACCATAAATTGGTGAGTTCTTTGAAGCAACCGACTATTCTGGTGGCTATGCGCAGGACGAGCTTCG
Above is a genomic segment from Nocardia sputorum containing:
- a CDS encoding DNA glycosylase AlkZ-like family protein; this translates as MRATWDQVFAWRLRRQHVGFRTDEGAEAIAERLCGVQAQVTSAAELAVALRSTKPESGALVRALDDGSLMKTWAMRGTLHALTPDLAAAALALIGSARTWEKPSWQRTFGASPAEVSALTEAVAEVLAAAVLTREELVEALMSAPEFHRLGEELRSGWGALLKPLAWQGALCHGPARGSKVTFTSPARLIRDWPGLPEPDAAARAAILAYLSAYGPATPETFDAWLSRNSLRKTTVRRWFAELGDLLTEVDVEGRRAFLPTERVDELAAAAPSATVHLLGAFDQYVLAPGTGDTALVPAAHRAKVSRAAGWISPIVVVGGRIAGVWELADDAVEITMFDGAPLPRRGLDEALAHVALAAGRENLTVRTA
- a CDS encoding MFS transporter; translated protein: MNPPATAPTRAADDFRVVLAVVSIGVLLSSLDLFIVNVALPDLAADFGGARISGLSWVLNAYAIVFAALLVPAGRLGDRRSIRTTFLLGLLVFVAGSALCATAWDVGSLVLFRVLQAVGGALLTPASLGLVLAASPPQRRAAAVRLWVAFGGLGAALGPVLGGVLVEFGWRWVFLVNVPIGLVAVVVGMRTLPDPPGDGGRLPDLLGAALLVGAIAGLVLGLVKGEDWGWSSARVLTAFAVAAVLTVAFVVSSARHHSPVVDPALLRAPNFAWMTGNAVLFNVAFGAMLLSAVLWAQDVWGWSALRTGLAIAPGPLMVPVVAVLAGRLIGRIGAGPVIAAGGVVFGAGMLWWVRAITLTPDYVGGLLGGMVVSGIGVGLTLPTAFAAGTSGLPPHRFATGSAVLSMARQIGLAIGVAILVAVLGTPAGPEAALDAFRRGWSVTAAVAVLAGLVGAAARMPKPAAAHPDPVTQSTVA
- a CDS encoding acyl-CoA thioesterase, producing the protein MKQLTRRSIAEEFALTETGAGGWQARVERSWRGWTGPHGGVIAALLIEVARAAAAEPLPVRAVDLRFLGRPTEDLLTFRVTEHAVGRSTVVLEVYADQGGNPVAGASVTLGRTVASDVADYAGAPAPRVPDPDSCAPFALPPEIVPASAHFTIRPAAGPLPLTAADEPMMCAWIGLVPELPANAATLAILADALPPAVFPTLRGPVAIPTVTLSMHLHHVPTGDLPVLVRTANASTGGGWSVDDTLIWDRDGRLLASARQTRRVLG